The genomic region GCCGCCTTCCGGCCCCAGGTCGATGATCCAGTCCGCCTGGCTCACGAAATCCAGGTTGTGCTCGATCACCAGGAGCGAGTGCCCCGCGTGGACGAGGCGGTGGAAGGTTTTCAGGAGGACCTGGATGTCGGCCAGGTGCAGGCCGGTCGTCGGCTCGTCGAAGATGAAAAGGTGTTGCTGGCCTTTTTTCGGCGCTGCGAGGT from Planctomycetota bacterium harbors:
- a CDS encoding excinuclease ABC subunit A: LAAPKKGQQHLFIFDEPTTGLHLADIQVLLKTFHRLVHAGHSLLVIEHNLDFVSQADWIIDLGPEGGEGGGELVVAGPPEQIARCRRSYTGRFLAERLKNT